The Nocardioides ochotonae genome segment CGTCGAACGGGTTGAGGTTCAGCGCGGTGGTGCTGCCGACGATGATCAGCAGCGGCGCGGTCTCGCCGGCGACGCGCGCGATCGCCAGCGTGACGCCGGTGGCGATGCCGCCCAGCGCGGTGGGCAGCACGACCTTGACGATCGTGCGCCACTTCGGCACGCCCAGGGCGTACGACGCCTCGCGGAGCTCGGCCGGCACCAGCTTGAGCATCTCCTCGGTCGAGCGCACCACCGTCGGCACCATCAGCACCGACAGGGCGACCGCGCCGCCGATGCCGAAGCGCACCCCGGGCCCGAAGATCATCGTGAACAGCGCGAACGCGAACAGGCCGGCCACGATCGAGGGGATGCCGGTCATCACGTCCACCAGGAACGTGATCATCCGCGCCAGCCGGCTCTTCGCGCCGTACTCGACCAGGTAGACGGCGGCGAGGACGCCGATCGGCACCGAGATGATCGTGGCCATCGCGGTGATGATCAGCGTGCCCATCAGCGCGTGGTAGATGCCACCGCCCTCACCGAGCACACCGCGCATGTCGTAGGTGAAGAACTGCGCGGACAGCACGCCGTACCCGCGGCTGACCACCTCATAGACCAGGCTCACCAGCGGCACCATCGCGAGCGCGAAGACCGACCAGGCGACGGTGGTCACCAGCCGGTCGGTGGCCTTGCGGCCGCCCTCGACGACCGAGGACCACGCCGGCAGGCCGAGCACGAGCAGCACCCACCCGACCAGCACGACGGCGACCAGTCCCCAGCCGAGGAACAGCCCCGCGAGCCCGGCGGCGCCGAAGCAGATCAGGCCCGCCAGCAGCGGCGCGTACGACGGGAGCTGCGGCGCCTGGAACGGGAGCGAGCCCTGCTCGTCCTGCACCGGGGTCAGGGTGTCGGTCATGGCGGCTCAGCCCTTCACCTGGCCACGGGCGGCGACCCAGCGACCGAGGAAGTTGACGATGAACGAGACGACGAACAGCACCAGCCCGCTGAAGATCAGCACGTTGATCTTCATGCCGGAGGCGTTGCCGAAGTTGAGCGCGATGTTGGCCGCGATCGTGGAGGGGTTCTGCGAGGAGATCAGGTTGACCGTGACCGCGCCGCTGACCGAGAGCACCATCGCGACGGCCATCGTCTCGCCGAGCGCGCGCCCGAGGCCGAGCATGATCCCGGAGATGATGCCGGAGCGGGCGTAGGGGAAGACCGTCATCCGGATCATCTCCCAGCGGGTCGCGCCGAGGGCGAGCGCCGCCTCCTCGTGCATCCGCGGGGTCTGGAGGAACACCTCGCGGCAGATCGCGGTGATGATCGGCAGCGCCATCACCGCGAGCACGATCGCGGCGGTGAGGATCGTGCGCCCGGTGGTCGCCGGTCCCTCGAAGAACGGCAGGAAGCCGAGGTGGTCGGCCAGCCACTGGTACGCCGGGAAGATCGTCGGCGCCAGCACCTGGATGCCCCACAGGCCGAACACCACCGAGGGCACCGCGGCGAGCAGGTCCACGAGGTAGCCGAGGCTGCGGGCGATGCGGCGCGGCGCGTAGTGGGAGATCACCAGCGCCAGGCCGATCGCGAGCGGGGCCGCGATCAGGATCGCCAGCAGCGCCGCGAGCAGGGTGCCGTAGAGCAGCGGCCAGACGTAGAGGGTCAGGCTCTCCTTGCCGTAGAGCTGGTCCTGATCGGCGCCCAGCGCGGGGGCGCCCTCGACGATGAGGAAGATCGCGACGCCGGCGAGCGCGAGGACGATGAGCAGGCCCGCGCCGCGGGCCAGGCCCGCGAACACCGCGTCACCGCGACGCGTGGAGGTCCCCGAGGACGCCCGTGAGGGGGTGCGCGTGGGGGTGCGCGTGGGGGTGGTCGACACCTGGTGCCCTTCTTGTCTGGCTGCTGTGGTGCTGGAGTGACTCGTGTGGTTCACGCACCCGAGGGTCCGTGCCCGTCAGGCGCGGACCCTCGAGCGAGGACGCTGAGCGATCAGCCGACGGTGATGCCGTCGACGATCGCGGTGACCTCCTTGCGCAGGCCCTCGGCGAGCGGCGCCGAGCCGGCCTCCTCGGCGCCCTGCTGCTGGCCCTCGTCGCTGAGGACGTACTCGAGGTAGGCCTTGGTCAGCTCGCCGGCGTCGGCCTCGTCGCTGTCGTAGTTGTCGCAGGCCAGGAGGTAGGAGACCAGCACGATCGGGTAGGTCCCGGCCTCGTCGGTCGTGTGGTCGAGGTCGAAGACCACCGAGTTGGGGTCGCGGCCCTCCACCCGCGGGGAGACCTCCAGGATCCGCGCCGCCGCCTCCTCGGTGGGGCCGACGAAGTCACCGCCGACCTTGACCTGGGCGACGTCGAGGCCCTGGGCCTGGCTGGCGTCGGCGTAGCCGATGGAGTTCGTGCCCTCCTTGACCGCGGAGACCACGCCCGCAGTGCCCTGCGCGGCCTCGCCGCCGTACTGCGCGGGCCAGACCTCGAGCGGGCCCTCGGTCCACACCTTCGGTGCGACGGCGTCGAGGTAGTCGGTGAAGTTCTCGGTGGTGCCGGACTCGTCCGAGCGGTGCACCGCGTTGATGGCCGCCTTCGGCAGGTCGGCGCCGGGGTTGTCGGCGGCGATCGCCTTGTCGTTCCAGGAGGTGATGGTGCCGGCGAAGATGCCGGCGAGGGTCTCCGGGGAGAGCTTGAGGTCGTCGACGCCCTCGAGGTTGTAGATCACCGCGATCGGCGAGACGTAGTTGGGGATCTCGATCGGGGCGGTGCCGTTGCAGCGCTCGGTCGCGGCGCGGAGCTCGCCCTCGTCGTCGGTGAGGTAGGCGTCGGAGCCCGCGAAGGGGAAGGCGCCGGAGATGAAGTTCTCGCGACCTCCGCCGGAGCCGATCGGGTCGTAGGTGACGGTCACGTCGGGGTGCGCGACCGAGAAGCCGGCCATCCAGGCGGCCTGCGCGGCCTCCTGGGAGGAGGCCCCGCCGCCGGCGAGGTTGCCGGCCAGGTCCGACTCGGAGGTGGAGGCCCCCGTGTCGTTGGCGGCCGCACACCCGCTGAGCGCGATCGCCAGAGCTGCAGCACCCGGCACGAGCGCCCGGCGCAGAGAAGTTCGGTTCACTCCGTGACTCCTGATTCCTCGACTGTTGACGTCGACGACGCTAGGCAGTCGAGGTGTCCGGACCCTGGGCCGTTGGTGAACGACGGGTGAACGGCGACCGGCAGGTCGGTCACACTCGGCAGGCCCGGGGAGGTCTGGAGCCCCGGGCCAGGGGTCAGGGCAGCTCCTCGGTGGCGACCACCCGGCCGTGGCGCAGGTGCGCCACGAGCATCGCGCCCTTCGCCAGCCGGGGGTCGGGTACGCCGAGGCGGTCGAAGACCAGCGGCAGCACCGGGCGGTGCGTGCACAGCACCGCGCCCACCCGCCGCTCACCGACGAGCGAGACCAGGTCGTCGACCGCGCGGGCGACCCCCTCCGCGGTGGCCTCCTCCTCGGTGAGCGCGTCGAGCAGCCACGGGTCGCCGCCGATGACGCCGCGCGCGGCGGCGTACGGCGCGACGGTCTCGACGCAGCGGGTCGCGCTCGAGCTCACCACCTCGCGCACGTCGTACGCCGCGAGGAGCGGCACCAGCGCGGCGGCCTGGTGACGCCCCTCGTCGGTCAGCGGGCGGGCGGTGTCGACCTCGTGCCAGGTCTTGCGGGGCCGGGAGAGGGCGTGGCGCAGCACCACGAGCGCCTCGGTGCGCTGCCGCTTCGGGGTTGCCTCGCGCAGCGTGTCGCGGTCGAAGGGGTAGGTCAGCCTGTCCAGCGCCTCGTCGATCCCGCACCACGCGACGTCGTCGATCTCCTCGTTGCGCTCATAGCTGCTCACGTCGTCGTCGCCGAGCACCCGCCCGCACCAGTAGTCCACGACCTTGGTGCGCCCGCCCGCGATCGGGTAGCGCTGCCGGCCCAGCGGCACACCCAGCCGCACCCGCAGGCCGGTCTCCTCCTCCACCTCGCGGACCGCGGCGACGGTGCGGTGCTCGCCGGGGTCGAGCTTGCCCTTGGGGAAGGACCAGTCGTCGTAGCGGGCGCGATGCACGAGCAGCACCTGCCGCCCGGGGCGGAACACGACGACGCCGGCCGAGAACACCTCGCGAGGCTGCACCATGGATCCAGTGTGGGGGATCCCGTGTGGAGCACCCGCCCATCCTCCCCGGCTCGCTAGGGTCGGCGCGTGCGCAGGCGATGGATGGTGCTCGGGGTCGTCGCCGTGCTCGTGGTGGCCACGCTCGCCGTCGTGGGTGTGCGGTGGTGGCGCGACGCGCACCGCAGCGACCTGGCCCGCGCCCTCGACCTCGCCGCCCCCGCCGAGCGCTACTCCTTCACCGACTGGGCAGGCGTACGCCGCGCGCTCGACGTGCCGCAGGACTCCTCGGCCCGGGCGCTGCGCACGCTGCTCGACGACGGCTACGACGCCGACCTGACCGCCGCCTCGGCGCTCGAGGAGTCCGCCGAGCTGCTGCGCGCCGACTACGGCTGGTCCCCCGCCGACCTCGACTGGGAGCTGCTCGCGCAGGCCGAGGACGGCGTGCTGGTGGTGGCGGCCCTGGGTGAGGACACCGACGTCGACGAGCTCGCCGACCGGCTCGCCGGGCTCGGCTACGAGCGGCCCGGCGAGGAGGACGGCGTGTGGCGCGGCGGGGAGGAGCTGGTCGCGCGGATCTCCGCGGAGACCGGCGAGCCCGGCTCCCCCGTGCTCCAGTACGTCGCGCTCGACGCCGACGCCGGGGTGGTGCGCACCAGCGACAGCGCCGCCCACCTGGAGGCGGTGCTCGCCAGCGACCTCGGCGCCCCCGAGGAGGTCGACGACGTGGCCGACGCCGCCGGGGACGCGCTCACCGCCGCGGTCTACACCGGACGGCACACCTGCACGGCGCTGGCGATGAGCCAGGCCGACGAGATCGACCAGGCCAGCGCCGACCGGCTGGTCGAGGAGGCCGGCGGGATCAGCCCGGTGCGCGCGTTCGCGATGGCGGTGCGCCCCGGGCGCGACGTGGTGGTGGCGATGTCGTTCGAGGACGACGAGCGCGCCCGGCGCAACGCCGACGCCCGCGCCGTCCTCGCTGCGGGGCCGGCGCCGGGCCAGGGCGGCACCTTCGCCGAGCGCTTCGACCTCGGCGAGGTGAGCGCCGACGGCACCCTGGTGCGGCTCGCCCTCGACCCCGTGGACGGCGCCGCGGTCTTCTCCGACCTCAGCACCGGCCCGGTCCTCTTCGCGACCTGCTGACCGCCCTACCGCCCCGGGCCGGTACCGCGCCCTACGTGAAGCGCCGCAGCCGCAGGCTGTTGGAGACCACGAACACCGACGACAGCGCCATCGCCGCCCCCGCGAGCATTGGCGTGAGCAGCCCCGCCGCGGCCAGCGGCAGCGCGGCGACGTTGTAGCCGAACGCCCAGAACAGGTTGCCCCGGATGGTGCCCAGGGTGCGCCGCGAGAGCCGGACGGCGTCGGCCGCGACGCGCAGGTCGCCGCGCACCAGGGTCAGGTCGCTGGCCTCGATGGCGATGTCGGTGCCGGTGCCCATCGCGATGCCGAGGTCGGCCTGGGCCAGCGCGGCCGCGTCGTTGACGCCGTCGCCGACCATCGCCACGACCCGGCCCTGCTCCTGCAGGCGGCGTACGACGTCGACCTTGTCGGCCGGCAACACGTCGGCGACCACGTCCTCGATCCCGACGGCGTCGGCGACCGTGCGGGCGCTCTGCTCGTTGTCGCCGGTGAGCAGCAGCGGGCGCAGCCCCAGGCGGCGCAGCTCGGCGACCGCCTCGGCGGAGGTCTCCTTCACGGTGTCGGAGACGACCAGCACCCCGCGGGCGCGGCCCTCCCAGCCGACGACGACCGGGGTGCGCCCGGCGCCGCGGGCCTCGTCGAGCGCGGCCGCCAGGACGGCGGGCACCTCGAGACCGCGCTCGGCGAGCAGCGCCGGTCGACCGACGAGGACCTCGCAGCCCTCGACGGTGCCGCTGACCCCGAGGCCCGGCACGTTGGCGAACCCCTCGACCGCCGGCAGCGGCGCCTCGGCGCCGGCCACCACGGCCTTCGCGATCGGGTGCTCCGAGCCCGACTCGAGCGCCGCCGCGCGGCGGCGTACCTCTTCCGGCGTGGCGCCGTCGGCGACCACGTCGACCAGCGCCATCACGCCGGTGGTGACGGTGCCGGTCTTGTCGAGGACGACGGTGTCGACCTGACGGGTGGACTCCAGCACCTCCGGCCCCCGGATCAGGATCCCGAGCTGGGCGCCGCGTCCGGTGCCGACCAGCAGCGCGGTCGGTGTGGCCAGCCCGAGCGCGCAGGGGCAGGCGATGATCAGCACCGCCACGGCGGCGGTGAAGGCGGCGGAGGTCTGGACGCCGGTGCCGAGCCAGAAGCCGAGGGTGCCCACCGCGAGCGCGATCACGACCGGCACGAAGACCCCGGAGACCCGGTCGGCGAGCCGCTGCACGGACGCCTTGCCGGCCTGCGCCTCCTCGACCAGCCGCGCCATCTGGGCCAGCTGGGTGTCGCTGCCGACCCGGGTGGCGCGCACGACGAGGCGCCCGCCGGCGTTGACGCAGCCGCCGACGACCTCGTCGCCGGGGCCGACCTCGACCGGCACCGGCTCGCCGGTGAGCATCGAGGCGTCGACGGCGGAGGTGCCGGACTCCACGACGCCGTCGGTGGCGAGCTTCTCGCCGGGGCGCACCACGAACCGGGTGCCGACGGCCAGTTCCTCGGCCGGCACCCGCACCTCGGTCTCGGCGCCGGGGGCGCCACGCAGTACGGCGACGTCCTTGGCGCCCAGGTCGAGCAGGGCGCGCAGCGCGGCCCCGGCGCGACGCTTGGAGCGCTTCTCGAACCAGCGGCCGGCGAGCAGGAACGTGGTGACCCCGGTGGCGGCCTCGAGGTAGATGTTGCCCATCCCGTCGGTGCGCTCGACGGCGATCCGGAACGGGTGGGTCATCCCGATCTCCCCCGCGCTGCCCCACACCAGTGCGACCACCGACCAGGTGTACGCCGCGATCACGCCGACCGAGACCAGGGTGTCCATCGTGGTCGAGCCGTGCCGCAGGTTGGCCCAGGCGGCGCGGTGGAAGGGCCACGCGCCCCACACCGCGACCGGGGAGGCGAGGGTCAGCGAGATCCACTGCCAGCCGTCGAACTGCCAGGCCGGCACCATCGCCAGCGCCACCACCGGGACGGTGAGCAGCGCCGAGACGATCAGCCGCTGCCGCAGCGCGTCGAGCTCGCGGTCGGCGGGGTCCTCGCTCGCCGCGTCCGCACCGGCGCCGCGCGAGGCGGCCTGCGGCACGGTGGCGGAGTAGCCGGCGGCCTCGACGGTCGAGAGCAGCACGTCGGTCCCCACCGAGGGCGGGTGCGTGACCCGCGCCTTCTCGGTGGCGTAGTTGACCGTCGCGGTGACCCCGTCGAGCTTGTTGAGCTTGCGCTCGATGCGGTTCGCGCACGACGCGCACGTCATGCCGGTGATCGCCAGCTCGGTGTCGGTCGACCGCTCAGTGCCCGTGCCCGGAGTCGTCGTGGGACTGGCCATCGGGTCCTCCTTCCGTGCCGACGCTCACCGTGAACACCGCGGTGCGCACGACGCCGGCGTGCTTGAAGTCCAGGAAGAGGCGGTAGCGGCCCGCGCTCGGGAAGGTCGTGTCGAACGTGATGCCCGACCCGGCGTCCTCGACGTCGACCGGGTGCGCGTGCAGGTAGCCGAGGTCGCCCTCGCGCAGCACCACCAGGTGCCCGTGCGCGCCGAGGTAGGGCTGGAGGTCGCGCACGCCCTCGCCGTCGCGGGAGACCGTGAGGGTCACCGGGGCCTCGCGACCGACCGGCAGCGCGCCGTCCAGGGTCACCTCGTAGCCGTCGACGCGGTCGCTGCGTGCGTCGGCGCCGAGCGGCGTGGGGTCGTAGTCGCCGCCGACCAGCAGGTCGGCGCCGAGGACCAGCGGTCCGCCGCCGGTCGGGGTGAAGTCGGCGAGCACCCGCCAGGCGCCGGTGGTCAGGTCCACCGGGACCGTCCAGGTGCCGTCCGCACGCAGCCGCGGGTGGACGTGCTGGAAGCCGGTCAGGTCGCGGCGCAGCACGATCAGGTGCAGGTCGCGCTCGTGCGCCTCGTCGTACGCCGTCACCGGCGCGCCGTCGGCGTCGGCCACCGTGAAGGCCAACTGCTGGCGACCGGGCGTGGTGACCGGGTCGGCGAGCACCAGGGTGTGCCCGTCGGCGCTCACCGCAAGCCCGGCGACCGCGGCCGCTGCGCCCGCGGGGTCGCCGCTCCCGTGCTCGTCCCCATGGTCAGCGGCTCCGGCCTCGTCCTCGGCGTGCCCGTGCCCGGCCGACTCGGCGGGCTCGGTGTCCTCCCAGGGGCCGACCGCACGGCCGACGCCGAGCGCGAGCCCGAAGACGACCGCGAGCACGGCGACGAAGGCGCCGATGCGGACCGGGGTGCTCATGTCAGCGCGTAGCCGGCTTCCTCGACCGCGGCCGCGACGGCGTCCCGGTCGAGCGGCGCGTCGCTGGTGACGACGACCTCACCGGTCTGGTGGTGGGCCTCGACGGCGGTGACGCCGGGGATCTCGGAGATCTCCTCACGCACCGACGCCTCACAGTGCCCGCAGGTCATGCCGGTGACGGTCCAGGTGGTGGTCTCGCTCATGTCGGGTGCTCCTCTGGGAAAGTGGGGTTCAGGACCGGACCAGGCGGCGGATGGCGTCGACGGCCTCGCCGACCTTCTCCCGGGCCTCGTCGTCGCCCTGGCGGGCGGCGTCGACGACGCAGTGGTTCAGGTGCTCCTCGAGCAGGCTCACCGAGACCGCCTGGAGCGCCTTCGTCATCGCCGCGACCTGGGTGAGGATGTCGATGCAGTACTGCTCCTCCTCGACCATGCGCTGCAGGCCGCGCGCCTGGCCCTCGATGCGGCGCAGGCGCTTGAGGTGGTCGTCCTTGTTCTGGATGTACCCGTGCTGGTGGGGTCCGTGGTCCATACCTCCAACATACCCCTATGGGGTATGGGCGAGGCTCGCTCGCCGGTCGGCCCGGAAACGGCCGCAGGCCCCCGCGCTCCGAGAGCGCGGGGGCCTGCGGCCACGATCGTGGGCTCAGTCCTCGTGGACCCCGAGGATCGTGTCGATCTGGTCCTCGCTCAGGTGGTCCTCGGACTCGCTGGCGGCGATGATCAGGTTGGTGGTGAGCTCCACCTCGCCGAGCAGGTCAGAGTCCTCGAGCGTGACGTCGAACTGATCGCGCACGAGTCCCTCTCCTTCGGCGTTGTCGGGATCGAGCGGGCCTTGCTCCATCCGCTGCTCCTTCCCCGCTTGGTGACGCCACCAAACCGGGCGCCGCCATTCTGCCGGGTTCTCACCAATTCTTGTCAGGGGCCTCCCCTGAAACGACCACGGTCCGGAACCGTCACGGTCCGGAACCGTCACGGTCCGGAACGGACACGAGGCCCCACCCCGTGAGGGATGGAGCCTCGTGCGCAAAGCCCTGTCGAGACAGGTGCCGACCAGAGGTCAGACCGCGCGGACGTTCTCCGCCTGCGGACCCTTCGGACCCTGGGTGACGTCGAACTCGACCTTCTGGTTCTCGTCGAGGGACTTGTAGCCCTGGGTCTGGATGGCCGAGTAGTGCACGAAGACGTCGTCGCCGCCGTCCTCCTGCGCGATGAAGCCGAAGCCCTTCTCGGCGTTGAACCACTTCACAGTGCCTTGAGCCATGGTGCTGGTACTCCTTGTCAGAACGAGAAGCCGTCACTTCGACGACTCCGCAGCAGATGCGGGTGACACGTCGCTCCGACCCGTGGTGGACCACTAAGAAGAAACGCCGTTGGATCACAAACTCCGCGGGCGTCAGACCTGCTGGAACTTGCACCTGTTGCAAACAGAACACTACCAAGAGAAGTCGCAAAGCAAACCTCCACCCGGGGACCAGTTCTGAGCAGTTCGTGAACCCTGCGCCACGCCGGTGTGACGGGCGCGGTCACGGGCCCTCCACGCCTCCCGGCGCCGCCGGAACGAGGGCGTCGACGACCACCGCGAGCTCCTCGACGCCGCGGGCGACGGCGGCTG includes the following:
- the pstA gene encoding phosphate ABC transporter permease PstA; its protein translation is MTDTLTPVQDEQGSLPFQAPQLPSYAPLLAGLICFGAAGLAGLFLGWGLVAVVLVGWVLLVLGLPAWSSVVEGGRKATDRLVTTVAWSVFALAMVPLVSLVYEVVSRGYGVLSAQFFTYDMRGVLGEGGGIYHALMGTLIITAMATIISVPIGVLAAVYLVEYGAKSRLARMITFLVDVMTGIPSIVAGLFAFALFTMIFGPGVRFGIGGAVALSVLMVPTVVRSTEEMLKLVPAELREASYALGVPKWRTIVKVVLPTALGGIATGVTLAIARVAGETAPLLIIVGSTTALNLNPFDGRMATLPVFIYSSVTTGGKYNLEQLDRAWGAALVLVAIVMLLNLLARAIGALFAPKTGR
- the pstS gene encoding phosphate ABC transporter substrate-binding protein PstS, whose product is MNRTSLRRALVPGAAALAIALSGCAAANDTGASTSESDLAGNLAGGGASSQEAAQAAWMAGFSVAHPDVTVTYDPIGSGGGRENFISGAFPFAGSDAYLTDDEGELRAATERCNGTAPIEIPNYVSPIAVIYNLEGVDDLKLSPETLAGIFAGTITSWNDKAIAADNPGADLPKAAINAVHRSDESGTTENFTDYLDAVAPKVWTEGPLEVWPAQYGGEAAQGTAGVVSAVKEGTNSIGYADASQAQGLDVAQVKVGGDFVGPTEEAAARILEVSPRVEGRDPNSVVFDLDHTTDEAGTYPIVLVSYLLACDNYDSDEADAGELTKAYLEYVLSDEGQQQGAEEAGSAPLAEGLRKEVTAIVDGITVG
- a CDS encoding cold-shock protein; the encoded protein is MAQGTVKWFNAEKGFGFIAQEDGGDDVFVHYSAIQTQGYKSLDENQKVEFDVTQGPKGPQAENVRAV
- a CDS encoding nucleoside hydrolase, whose protein sequence is MRRRWMVLGVVAVLVVATLAVVGVRWWRDAHRSDLARALDLAAPAERYSFTDWAGVRRALDVPQDSSARALRTLLDDGYDADLTAASALEESAELLRADYGWSPADLDWELLAQAEDGVLVVAALGEDTDVDELADRLAGLGYERPGEEDGVWRGGEELVARISAETGEPGSPVLQYVALDADAGVVRTSDSAAHLEAVLASDLGAPEEVDDVADAAGDALTAAVYTGRHTCTALAMSQADEIDQASADRLVEEAGGISPVRAFAMAVRPGRDVVVAMSFEDDERARRNADARAVLAAGPAPGQGGTFAERFDLGEVSADGTLVRLALDPVDGAAVFSDLSTGPVLFATC
- a CDS encoding heavy metal translocating P-type ATPase, which produces MASPTTTPGTGTERSTDTELAITGMTCASCANRIERKLNKLDGVTATVNYATEKARVTHPPSVGTDVLLSTVEAAGYSATVPQAASRGAGADAASEDPADRELDALRQRLIVSALLTVPVVALAMVPAWQFDGWQWISLTLASPVAVWGAWPFHRAAWANLRHGSTTMDTLVSVGVIAAYTWSVVALVWGSAGEIGMTHPFRIAVERTDGMGNIYLEAATGVTTFLLAGRWFEKRSKRRAGAALRALLDLGAKDVAVLRGAPGAETEVRVPAEELAVGTRFVVRPGEKLATDGVVESGTSAVDASMLTGEPVPVEVGPGDEVVGGCVNAGGRLVVRATRVGSDTQLAQMARLVEEAQAGKASVQRLADRVSGVFVPVVIALAVGTLGFWLGTGVQTSAAFTAAVAVLIIACPCALGLATPTALLVGTGRGAQLGILIRGPEVLESTRQVDTVVLDKTGTVTTGVMALVDVVADGATPEEVRRRAAALESGSEHPIAKAVVAGAEAPLPAVEGFANVPGLGVSGTVEGCEVLVGRPALLAERGLEVPAVLAAALDEARGAGRTPVVVGWEGRARGVLVVSDTVKETSAEAVAELRRLGLRPLLLTGDNEQSARTVADAVGIEDVVADVLPADKVDVVRRLQEQGRVVAMVGDGVNDAAALAQADLGIAMGTGTDIAIEASDLTLVRGDLRVAADAVRLSRRTLGTIRGNLFWAFGYNVAALPLAAAGLLTPMLAGAAMALSSVFVVSNSLRLRRFT
- a CDS encoding metal-sensitive transcriptional regulator produces the protein MDHGPHQHGYIQNKDDHLKRLRRIEGQARGLQRMVEEEQYCIDILTQVAAMTKALQAVSVSLLEEHLNHCVVDAARQGDDEAREKVGEAVDAIRRLVRS
- the pstC gene encoding phosphate ABC transporter permease subunit PstC: MSTTPTRTPTRTPSRASSGTSTRRGDAVFAGLARGAGLLIVLALAGVAIFLIVEGAPALGADQDQLYGKESLTLYVWPLLYGTLLAALLAILIAAPLAIGLALVISHYAPRRIARSLGYLVDLLAAVPSVVFGLWGIQVLAPTIFPAYQWLADHLGFLPFFEGPATTGRTILTAAIVLAVMALPIITAICREVFLQTPRMHEEAALALGATRWEMIRMTVFPYARSGIISGIMLGLGRALGETMAVAMVLSVSGAVTVNLISSQNPSTIAANIALNFGNASGMKINVLIFSGLVLFVVSFIVNFLGRWVAARGQVKG
- a CDS encoding NUDIX hydrolase; amino-acid sequence: MVQPREVFSAGVVVFRPGRQVLLVHRARYDDWSFPKGKLDPGEHRTVAAVREVEEETGLRVRLGVPLGRQRYPIAGGRTKVVDYWCGRVLGDDDVSSYERNEEIDDVAWCGIDEALDRLTYPFDRDTLREATPKRQRTEALVVLRHALSRPRKTWHEVDTARPLTDEGRHQAAALVPLLAAYDVREVVSSSATRCVETVAPYAAARGVIGGDPWLLDALTEEEATAEGVARAVDDLVSLVGERRVGAVLCTHRPVLPLVFDRLGVPDPRLAKGAMLVAHLRHGRVVATEELP
- a CDS encoding heavy-metal-associated domain-containing protein — encoded protein: MSETTTWTVTGMTCGHCEASVREEISEIPGVTAVEAHHQTGEVVVTSDAPLDRDAVAAAVEEAGYALT